Genomic segment of Salvia splendens isolate huo1 chromosome 12, SspV2, whole genome shotgun sequence:
GCTACGATGATGACCTGAGATGGGGGGTGCCCTCGACAAACATGTCAGAGAGCTACAACAACGTACTGAGAGGTGTAAAAGAGTTGCCAATAAGAGCTTTGGTTGATCTGACATTTTGGCGAACAGTTGAATGGTGGGCAGATAGAAAGACAGAAATACAACAAACCGAAGGTCGGTTGACCCCCTGGGCGAGGGACAAACTTGTTGCGAATGATGCGAAGGGGCAAATGCATTACTGTTCAGTAGTCGCCCGAGAATTAGGTCATTACCAAATTCGAAGTCGTCCACGTGTTGAAAATGGAAAGTCAAAGGGCGATAACAGACAAGATGTCGATTTTATGGATTCAAAGTGCAGTTGTgggaagtggcagatgtggagagtCCCTTGTTCACATGCGTGCACCGTTGCCAGAGATCGAGGTAACTCTATTTTTGAACTCATTGATAAACACAACCACAAAGCTACATGGGAAGCACAGTACTATGGTGTCTCATTTCAAGCACCAAGACACCAAGACTATTGGGCAAATCCTGGATGGAAATTGCGTATCACCCCTGAGCAGTTGCTTCCTCGAAAGCGCGGACGAGGCAGAACAAGGAGGATTCCTAATCAAATGGATATCCGCGAGGAAGATGAACCGAGAGCGCCCCGCAAGTGCAGGAATTGCGGCGTAGAAGGACATGACCGAAGAAACTGCACAGTCGGTCGAGTTATGTAGGGGTTATTAACATTTGCAGCGCAGGTATTTTTGTaccttatttttttatgtttgtatattttatattttcgttCTATGAGAAATCGTACACTTGCTGTTGTAACAGGGCTTGTGTACGTGAAGACAGTGTTGGACAAAAAGCGTGTTCGAAATTGAAGACTTTGGAATGGATTGAAGACTTTGGAATGAATTGAAGACTTTGTATTAACTGAACTTTGGACATATTTTGTACTGATTGAGTTTGCAATCTAAATAAATGGTTGTATTGAAAAATGGAAATTATTTATATCAATTCCActgaataaaagaaaaatgtagGTATAGTTGAAGTATaatcgcccgatcgggcgaacTCTCTGTACTCTGCCTGCATAcaagttagagacgcatgagaaTTATGCGTCTCTAtataagacgcatgaccctcatgcgtctctgtAAGAGACGCATaatgctcatgcgtctctaacttgTATGCTCGGCGATGTTTAATCTAAACtgtaattatatattttcttgttttttttactttttttaaagctttcttttcttacttttttttaagcTGTCATTTGTGGCAAATTATAGttagttttatttaattcacCAAGATAGAATCCTGATGCAATTGATGAAGAATATAAGATAAACATGACATAATTGAACATAAATAACATGAATTTGAGCACCAAACCATAACATACATATCCAACCCCCTTATACGCTGAAAAATTGCTACTTATACGCTGATGGAGTATATTTTGACGGTTCAACCCCCTTATTCTTCCTGGAGGACAATCTCTTGTACACTTTGCTCACGAGCTTCCCAACCCCACCTCGTGATGAACCCTCTGCAGCAGGTCGAGGTTGGATACAGATGCTCTGAACGTCTTCTTCCTCATGTGCCTCGACAATGTTGTCATCTTCTTCTACTCCTTCATCATCATCCTCTTCTTCAGCTTGTACAGGAGGCACTACCTGATAATTCTGGAAGAATGAATCGACCGAGGCTCGGGCCCCACTCCATTGCGGCGCGTCCTGGCTTTGTGAATATGGGCGACGATGCCAATCGGGCTCAGGCTGGCTAGGAGAATACTGGGGACGCTCCCACTGTGACTGTGACTCATGCGCTGGGTATGAATACCACTGGGGTGGGTCATGCACTTGATACTGCGGCTCTGGTGCTACATAATCGGGCACCGGCTGGGACATCCTGAACTGCTTTGTGTAGCCGTGTCCCCCAGTCCGAACACCAGGCACTCCACGACGCCGTGGAACTACTTCTGGTTCATAAGGCATGACCACATCCTGATGTTGAGAAGCGGGGTACTCCATGACATCCGTGTTGTTCGTGGATTCGAGGACATTCTTAACAATTTCCCGAATCTGGCGCACTCGTGGGTCCATTTCGTCTTCCGTAGTTAAATGGAAAACCTGCTGAAACCCCTCAACCTAGACAAAAAATGATACACTTATCAGTACTAAACAATCTATATCACATGAAagcatatattttaatataacaaacttaCAAATAGTCTCAGCGAAGCAGCCGACTCGTTCATCCCAGTAGTGGCCCGTGTCCCCGGCTGAGTCATGTACGTCACGGTAATCCTGTTATACCACGCCATATACCCCGGGTTCATGGGGATATCCATGGACATCGATGCGGCATACTGGGCAGCTTGGAACCTTTCGTACCTCATGTCCCACTCCCCAATGTAGAACTGATGCTTGTTTGCCCAGTTGTTGCCTTTCTTGCCACGCCGATCAGTTTTGCCCAAATGATCGGCGTTCCTTAGCATCCTGTCTACGGACTGAGGTATATCCTGGTACCGATTGAACTGTCTGCGTACTCTTCCAGGCTCATGGGCCTCGACATAGGCCCAACATACCAAGTAGGTTTCACACAAAGAGCATCCATTCACATCATTGCAGTAGTCAGGCAGTGTGAAAGGTGCGTACGGCGTCCAGATAAACTACAAAACAACATTGCAAATgccaaattaatttcataataagtTCATAAACGAAGTCTAAACCGAAAGAGTATTCACCTGGCCAGGTCTAATCAGAGATAACTGGTCACGGTAATGCTCAACCGAGTGTCTTGGAGCATTTCCTATCTGCGTTGTTCCTCTCCACCTATACATAAAATTGatgtaagaaaaaaaatcacccaatatgcattaataaataaatatttcgaTATATACCTGGCGCCACATGGTGTATATGGCTCGTGCACCTTTGGTTCTATGAACGCAGGcctcaatgtgggcattctttcccacgcccatagcTGCAGGAGGATCATAGGGCCGCCCAACTCTTTTCTCTTATCCATGGAAGCCTCGCATAGATAATGATAAAGGTAGGCCAATGCCGCGCTTCCCCAACTTATATTCTTCACCTCTTCCGGATCCCCAAGCCcattcaaccacataaatgGCACCTTACACCCCGTGGTATCCGGTAGAATGAGACCTCCTAATAAAATTAGGGCATGGATACGTGCTCTTTGGATGTATACGTAAGTAGGCAGGTCATCACCCAGAGGCATCCTTGTCTGGTTGATCAGCGCGGTCATCAGCAAACCGCCTTGTTTTGTCTCTGTGGAAGAAtctggtatccatcccaacagatCGCGGCACTTGCTGGTCCAATCTGGAAAGTTGTCATGATAGTCACGACCCGTAAAAACGACGCCATCCGCCCTCAAGCCCCAGAtggcttgcacatcttccaaggtgATCGTCGTCTCACCGATCGGTAGATGGAATGTGTGTGTCTccggcctccaacgctcaatcaaCGCCGTGATCAGCTCATTGTCGACCTTCATTGGCTTCCCACAATCGatcacgcctttgaaaccaaagaCGTCAAGCCAATATCTTACATTCTCGTGAATCACGGCGTCCCAAGTCTTACTTTCAGTCCTTCGGACTTTAAATACTTGGGTTGTTCCCCCTTTCAtcagtttatttgaaatgtgatTTGTTTGCATATTTAACACGGATGGGTCTTCGGGTCCATACAATAAATGTCGAGTAGAACTTGAAGTCGCCATCTAATCTAAAtacatattcacaaaacaacaattacaaactcaACCCTGACATGTGTTAGCTTATttgttataaaccctaatttacaaccaaaatcacaacaccaaTCATCAAAAACATACCAATATTATACAATAGAATGAATTTAGCCACTAAAATCGTAGACATTTaactaaacaacaaaaaaatcaaccaaattggAGCTATTCGttttaaaccctaatttacaaacattaggggaAATCTAAATAATCTatgcaaattaacaacaaataaggaAGGCAAGTAGAATGATTGAACGAAACTTACCGGAAAACAAGTCGAAATCGTCTTCTTTCGCCGAATCTAGGAAGAAATCGCCGCCTCCGTGAGTGTTTGATGTCTGCGTGCGTGAATGAGGAGCTACTGCCTTCGCCGCTGGTTTAATTCGAAgtagagacgcatgacgctcatgcgtctctccctaagacgcatgagaATCATGCGTCGTcagtcaaattttaaaaaataaaagacgcatgagcgtcatgcatCTGTTTCTAAGACGCATGATTCTCATGCGTCGTCAAAATAAAAcggaaaaaaaatgagagacgcatgaccctcatgcgtctctataaaagacgcatgacagtcatgcgtctcattaaaaagagacgcatgagggtcatgcgtctctcccaaatccggaacaaaaaaaaacgcaGTACAAACGAGGAATGATTAATGTACTCtagaactaaagaagaaaaaacccctTAACTCTACCACAAATCCCCAAAATTTCCAGAATCCCTAATTTAGAAGATGGGGTTGTGCCTCTTTCCTTCGGTGAATTCGCCGTCGTGCTGGCCCTCGCGCCGACATCCACTTCGCGCCGCGAGCAGCAGTTCCTCTGCGTCGCCGGCTCTCCGTCGCTGCTGCCAGCGCCCTGCCTCAGCTCTTTGCGTCGAGCCTTCTGCCGAGCTCTCCCTCCGGCAGCAGCGCTGCTGCATGCGCTCTCCCTGGCTCTCTCCGACGAGTTCTCCGTCGTCAAACGCTCGTCGCCGGAAGGCCTAAAGCTAAGTCCCTTTTCCCCTTTCCCTTTTAACTATTCtgatttgttttgttgttcTACTGGAAGGTAGTAGCTATATTGAGGAATTGTTTTATATCATGatgtaataccccgactttttctacctttttatttgttcttgaaaggacGCTGTTCGTACACCTGAAAAATTTTCGCCTTTGTTTCcttattgagaaaaaaaatacatatgtggacctattaaatttattcttttacaAGTCCAACTGATTTTCTTGAGGAAGCTCATTTATTCTTTTGAGCCCTAATTCAACTTCATTATTTTATGCAAATCAGCCCAATTAATTCCCTAATTTTGTCGTGTGGTTGTTTCCCAAATCTGTTCCACAAAATCCGGAAGAAGAGAACAAATCGGACTCTACTCCCCATTCCATGAAATCGGTTCCCCATGATCCCACGTTCATCACTCCCAACAATCTTGCTATCACATACTCTACTCTTTTCACTCTTATTGATTTCATCAATGGCGGCAGTGGTGACGGCTGCGCGGAGGAGAAGCGACGGCAGAGCGGAACGACAGGGATGGCACTCTCGGTTGTACCGCGTGTTCAGTGCTTACAGCCGCGAAATGAAAGTAACTCCGGCGATGGTGACGGATGCGGTGCTCGTCGCCTATATCTACGCGGTGGTTCTGATCATCGACACCATTGTCAGTTACGTTTTCTTGAAGAATTGCAGAGAAGAGCAGCGTGATTCTTGCCCTCGCCGGATTGAATTCGTCAAGCAAGGGAAGGGGATGGAATCAGTGGTTTGAATTGCAAcattcatttgtttttttttcttgggaATTAATAAAAGTGTGGACCAGAATTTGCTCTGTTTTTTAGTTGAAAGTTTTAGCCGTGAAATGTAAAGATGAAGACAGATTCTTGGAACAAAAtcagaaattgaagaaaatggAGTATGTAAATCAAAATAGTGATACAAATTCCGAACAGCAGCACTTTTCGGGGCGGCCGAACCGAGAAAAAGGAGGAGCCCTACGACCTTTGCGACGTTGAGAAGCCCGAGAGAGAGATGGGAACAGAGCAGCAACGACGAGCCCTCAATTTGGAGTACGAACAACAACAGCGGGAGAGAAAGATGCAGTGCTTATTTGATTATGAATTCAGAGAAAAAGAGAGGATGTGAGGCAGCGGCAGAACGGGATCCACTCCGGGCTGAACCGATGTGGAGCTGAGACGGAGGTAGGGTGAATCAgcgagcagcagcagcagctcctgCTGCGTCGCGACATTGGCGGCAGTGGTGCTGTGTTTTTCAGCGACAACAAGTGAAGATGAAGGGAGATGTCGGGCGAGGGAGCTGCAGCGACTTCGGTGGATGGCGATGGCGGCGTGGTTACGAGCGGATTGGAGTAGCGACGGTGAGGTGGAAGTGCCGTACTGATGTTTGGGAGAACCGAGGAAGCGGTGTGAGGAGCTCGTAGCTGTGAACGCGATTGCTGTGTCGCAGCAGTGAGGAGCTGGAACATCGAGCTCACCGTCGGCAGATTtgagagagaatggagatgCGTTGATTAGTATTTCATTCCAGATACGCGACTAATTTAATGGATTTGCTGGAGCAATTAATTCTTTTTGACTACCTGGAAACTGTCCAAATAGAGAGAAAGATTGGAGTTACATAATGAAGTGATATGGGCTGAATTCATGAGTTATACACGAGAATTTAAGAATTTGCTAGCTAAGATTTAAAGGTAAGATTTAATAGCAATAAGGATGCATGCTTTTCTTTTAAGTATTTATTTCGCAAAGTCTAATATTTTTTGCATATCATGATCTTTTGAAAAGGTTGAATTTTATGCACGTCTGTTGAGGTCGGAATATAAAGTTGATTTGAGGAgataagcaaacgaggtgggctttctttttaaataaggactatgtcctaagtatatttatttttgccaAATAtggttgtcatgccatatttttgtgttgctataggacctatctgaagtggcttttgccatgtatggttaatcgaattcgggtctgactagggggtgagtccctactcaggctagtgtacaccccgtagatcgtgcgctatctctttgagttggccggtctagtggcttggaatgtggccacattccttgtcatgtatgttcagatatggtatggtgatgttgatggtgttggtgaaatgttttagtgactcgggccctttcaaagttaaaactccgaggtcactcgttaatggcatgataaatacttttattgaaaatgttttcggcatgagtccattgagtgcatcaagtactcagccctgcatgtgttttccctatgtgcaggttgagcggtgacgagcgcggtgggtgtagagcatgaaagtgaagaagatagtaaataaaattttctgaatatattatgtcttcatacataatagtattctactctcgaatgcttccgctgaatattgtttcttttgcctagcattgttgagataatatttatttcgagttgctgattgttgaaatgatactctgattttattcgagctattcccatttgtttcgagccaTGGTCAAGTTGTGTTATTTctccttttcttccccgcttctttaatcctcccctagtcgcgatcaaccgtgttttctatccttagaaaatgcgggcgtgacacatGATGCCTCTAAAGTTTCGATCTTGGGAAACAGTTAGCTCACTGGAATTAGCTCTTGGTAGGGAGTTACTTGATATGTTTATACCCGATATTTGGGCAGTAGCTATGGTAACTGATTATTCGTTGATTGCTACGGTCGGTGCTGAGGCTCTTTCTAAGTGATACTCATACATGCTATTGTTGTGGGAATCTATTGAGCTCTAAGTTCTTGGCTAAGTGTTGTGGTTGATCTACATGATGCAAGGAGTAATGGGGGTTGAGGGGTTTACCTCACTTGGTGAATCCTTGGTCTATGCGGCTGTTCCTCCGCGTTGCCGCTGCGTCTCCTCTCCTCGTTCTTCCCCCTTGCTGCTCTCTTCCTATGATATAATGTGAAACTTGGGTGTCTGAAAAGTGGGGAGGGGAACGAAGGTTGTGGTCTCTTATATAGCTCAACTATTTGGCATTTTGTGCCTGAAATTTTGGAGATTGTGCTTCTATTTTGGGGCTGCAGTATTGGCTCTCTTTTGAGCTTTGTGATATAGTTGTTCACTCCAAAATGGTGTAAGCTCTGGGGACTGCTCCCTTGGCAAATTCCCTACTTCCTTGGCTCTTGTGGAGGAACAAACAGTTTCTCTATTTGTGCTTGTGCTGAGGTCACGAGACTTTGTCTAGAATGGTTCTATTTCCAT
This window contains:
- the LOC121757729 gene encoding protein MAIN-LIKE 1-like, whose translation is MATSSSTRHLLYGPEDPSVLNMQTNHISNKLMKGGTTQVFKVRRTESKTWDAVIHENVRYWLDVFGFKGVIDCGKPMKVDNELITALIERWRPETHTFHLPIGETTITLEDVQAIWGLRADGVVFTGRDYHDNFPDWTSKCRDLLGWIPDSSTETKQGGLLMTALINQTRMPLGDDLPTYVYIQRARIHALILLGGLILPDTTGCKVPFMWLNGLGDPEEVKNISWGSAALAYLYHYLCEASMDKRKELGGPMILLQLWAWERMPTLRPAFIEPKVHEPYTPCGARWRGTTQIGNAPRHSVEHYRDQLSLIRPGQFIWTPYAPFTLPDYCNDVNGCSLCETYLVCWAYVEAHEPGRVRRQFNRYQDIPQSVDRMLRNADHLGKTDRRGKKGNNWANKHQFYIGEWDMRYERFQAAQYAASMSMDIPMNPGYMAWYNRITVTYMTQPGTRATTGMNESAASLRLFVEGFQQVFHLTTEDEMDPRVRQIREIVKNVLESTNNTDVMEYPASQHQDVVMPYEPEVVPRRRGVPGVRTGGHGYTKQFRMSQPVPDYVAPEPQYQVHDPPQWYSYPAHESQSQWERPQYSPSQPEPDWHRRPYSQSQDAPQWSGARASVDSFFQNYQVVPPVQAEEEDDDEGVEEDDNIVEAHEEEDVQSICIQPRPAAEGSSRGGVGKLVSKVYKRLSSRKNKGVEPSKYTPSAYK